The Geotrypetes seraphini mitochondrion, complete genome region TTTCCTGGCACCCTCAACTCTTAACACCCACTATATTACCATTAATCTTATAATAAAAACACTACTTTTATCATCTTTATTCTTATGAGTTCGTGCATCATATCCTCGATTTCGTTATGATCAATTAATACACCTAGTTTGAAAAAACTTCCTACCCCTAGTGTTAATATTAACATTAATTTATACCTCTTTTCCCATCGCTATAGCCGGATTACCCCCTCAAACATAAGGATATGTGCCTGAAAATAGGGCCATTTTGATAGAATGAATTATGAGAATTTAACCCCTCCATATCCTACCCTCCCGGGGGTACCTTTACGCATGTTTATGTAAACTAAGCAAATTAGTATCTGCGCTCTTTTTATGTTGCTCTTAATAATACTTAGCTTAAAAAAATTAATATACTTCATTAGATGATAATTAGATATATAAACTGATTGGGAGAGTTTTTTTCTCCCAATCAGTTTTTCCCACATTTTTAAAACTTTAACTTAAATTAAAGTTTATTACATATGTTAACTTGATAGAAAGTCGGCAGTAGGATACTTAGGTATCCTACAGCCGACTTTTTGGCCAAAACGATCATCTAATGACACCTATAAAAAACTTGGATTCGAACCCAGGCTATAGAGTTCAAAACTCTGCGTGCTACCGTTACACCACTTCTTAAGTAAAATCAGCTAATTAAGCTTTTGGGCCCATACCCCAAAAATAATGGTTATTGCCATTTTTTACTAATGAATCCTTTTGCTTTAGCTATTCTACTTATTAGTATGTTTATTGGTACAATAGTTACATTAACTAGCTCACATTGACTTTTGGCCTGGTTAGGTTTAGAAATTAGTACATTAGCTATTATTCCACTAATAATTACAGATCATCACCCACGCGCCACAGAAGCTACTACAAAATACTTTCTAACACAGGCCACAGCAGCCACATTAATTTTATTTTCTGCATTAATTAATGCTTGAAATACTGGCATATGAGAATTAAAAGAACTCTCACCACTTTCTTCTAATATGTTATCATTAGCTCTTATAATAAAAATGGGTTTAGCCCCACTACACTTTTGGTTACCAGAAGTATTACAAGGATTAAGTCTTACAACCGGTTTAATTTTATCAACATGACAAAAAATTGCCCCTATTGCTTTAATGTATATAATTTTTTCTTCCTTAAATATTCAGGTCCTTATAATTATAGGCCTTCTTTCAATTATTGTTGGTGGTTGAATTGGATTAAATCAAGTACACCTACGAAAAGTTATTGCTGCATCATCTATCGCACATTTAGGATGAATAATAATTATTTTACCCTTTTCTCCTCATATCATAATGTTAACCTTTCTCATTTATATTCTTATAACAACTGCTATATTCTTATCATTTAAAATCTTCAATGCTACACAAATTAAAATATTAACAATTGCATGAACAAAAATACCAGTATTAGTGGCCCTAATAATATTTATTTTATTATCACTTGGAGGTCTCCCACCAACTACAGGCTTTTTACCAAAATGATTTATTTTACAAGAATTAACATTACAACACATCCCATCAATTGCCACAGTTATAGCAATTTCATCTTTATTAAGTCTTTTTTTTTATCTTCGATTGACATATGCTCTTACATTAACCTATTCACCTAATACTGTTAACTCAACTATTATATGACGATTTAAGTTTAATAATATATTTTACTTGCCTCTAATAGTAGTAATAGTGTTAGCAACCTTTTTACTTCCATTAACTCCTAGTTTAATTTCTTTTTAGAGGCTTAGGATAATTAAACTAAGGACCTTCAAAGCCCTAAATAGAAGTGTAACCTTCTAGCTTCTGTAAGACTTACGAGATTTTACCTCATATATTTTGACTGCAACTCAAGTACTTTAATTAAGCTAAAGCCTTACTAAATTGATGGAGTTTTAATCCACAACCTTCTAATTAACAGCTAGATGCTTATAAGCCTCAATTTATTTATAAGTCTTAGAGGAAATATTTCCTCACCTTAGGATTTGCAATCCTATGTATTATTCACTACAAGACTAAAGCTGATAAATAGGAGATTAAACCCTTAAAACGGAATTACAGTCCGCTATTTACATTTACCCTTAATGTTAACTCGTTGATTTTTCTCAACCAATCACAAAGATATTGGTACCCTATATTTAATTTTTGGTGCCTGAGCTGGTATAGTCGGCACCGCCCTCAGTCTACTAATCCGAACTGAATTAAGCCAACCTGGAGCGTTACTAGGTGATGATCAAATTTATAATGTTTTAGTAACTGCCCACGCATTTATTATAATCTTCTTCATGGTTATACCAATTATAATTGGAGGTTTTGGAAATTGATTAGTCCCCTTAATAATCGGAGCCCCAGATATAGCCTTTCCACGAATAAATAATATAAGTTTTTGGCTTCTCCCTCCATCTCTTTTACTTCTCTTAGCTTCATCTGGTATTGAAGCTGGAGCAGGTACAGGATGAACAGTTTACCCTCCTTTAGCCAGCAATATTGCCCATGCAGGAGCATCTGTAGATTTAACAATCTTCTCACTACACCTAGCCGGCATTTCCTCTATTTTAGGCGCTATTAATTTCATTACAACAATTATTAATATAAAACCTCCAGCAATATCACAATATCAAACACCTTTATTTGTATGATCTGTTTTAGTAACTGCAGTACTATTATTATTATCTTTACCTGTCCTT contains the following coding sequences:
- the ND2 gene encoding NADH dehydrogenase subunit 2 (TAA stop codon is completed by the addition of 3' A residues to the mRNA); its protein translation is MNPFALAILLISMFIGTMVTLTSSHWLLAWLGLEISTLAIIPLMITDHHPRATEATTKYFLTQATAATLILFSALINAWNTGMWELKELSPLSSNMLSLALMMKMGLAPLHFWLPEVLQGLSLTTGLILSTWQKIAPIALMYMIFSSLNIQVLMIMGLLSIIVGGWIGLNQVHLRKVIAASSIAHLGWMMIILPFSPHIMMLTFLIYILMTTAMFLSFKIFNATQIKMLTIAWTKMPVLVALMMFILLSLGGLPPTTGFLPKWFILQELTLQHIPSIATVMAISSLLSLFFYLRLTYALTLTYSPNTVNSTIMWRFKFNNMFYLPLMVVMVLATFLLPLTPSLISF